The proteins below come from a single Triticum aestivum cultivar Chinese Spring chromosome 5D, IWGSC CS RefSeq v2.1, whole genome shotgun sequence genomic window:
- the LOC123125870 gene encoding polygalacturonase — MASTTTRLVCAPLLMLLLLSVSTANSVQETGSSLKSSTQKNVFVVDNYGARGDGKHDDTQALARAWNAACSSSRPAVLLVPKGKTYLLKSITLSGPCRSSIVFKVKGTLIAPPSMSAWTDNDRRRWIFLQRITGLTVNGGGTISGNGEIWWNNSCKTNKALPCKGAPTALTFHLCNNLKVENLKLVNSQQIHVSVQDCSNVHLARLTITAPGTSPNTDGIHITHSKYVQVRDCLIKTGDDCISIENGTHDLHVTKVVCGPGHGISIGSLGDDNSRAEVSRIYIDTVRLYGTSNGARIKTWQGGSGYAKDIVFQNMIMDNVQNPIIIDQNYCDSAKPCKGQNSAVEVRNVVFKNIQGTTISKDAIKLSCSKNLPCSGIALENIDLKLEGGKGDTESTCQNAKWRKSGNVIPLPCKGKIKL; from the coding sequence ATGGCGTCGACCACCACGAGGCTCGTCTGTGCTCcactcctcatgctgctcctgctctcTGTGTCCACGGCCAACTCAGTCCAAGAGACCGGCAGCTCACTCAAAAGCTCCACCCAGAAGAATGTGTTCGTCGTCGACAACTACGGCGCCCGTGGTGACGGAAAGCACGACGACACGCAGGCGCTGGCCAGGGCGTGGAACGCGGCGTGTTCCTCGTCCCGGCCGGCCGTGCTGCTCGTCCCCAAGGGCAAGACCTACCTGCTCAAGTCCATCACCCTCTCTGGCCCGTGCAGATCCAGCATCGTCTTCAAGGTGAAGGGCACGCTCATCGCTCCTCCGAGCATGTCGGCGTGGACCGACAACGATAGGAGGCGCTGGATCTTCCTCCAGCGCATCACCGGCCTCACCGTCAATGGTGGCGGCACCATCAGCGGCAACGGTGAGATCTGGTGGAACAACTCGTGCAAGACCAACAAGGCTCTGCCGTGCAAGGGGGCTCCCACGGCCCTCACGTTTCACCTCTGCAACAATCTAAAGGTGGAGAACCTGAAACTTGTAAACAGCCAGCAAATCCATGTGTCGGTTCAGGACTGCAGCAACGTGCACTTGGCCCGGCTGACCATCACCGCGCCTGGCACGAGCCCAAACACCGACGGCATCCACATCACCCACAGCAAATATGTGCAGGTCAGAGATTGTCTCATCAAGACCGGAGATGACTGCATATCCATCGAGAATGGAACTCACGATCTTCATGTCACAAAAGTTGTTTGTGGCCCGGGACATGGCATCAGCATTGGAAGCTTAGGAGATGATAACTCCAGAGCTGAGGTATCCCGTATTTACATTGATACTGTACGATTATATGGCACGTCCAATGGAGCCCGGATCAAGACATGGCAGGGAGGGAGTGGATATGCTAAGGATATCGTATTCCAGAATATGATCATGGATAATGTGCAAAATCCAATTATCATTGACCAAAACTATTGTGACTCCGCCAAGCCATGCAAGGGCCAGAACTCAGCGGTAGAGGTACGGAATGTGGTGTTCAAGAATATTCAAGGGACCACCATTTCCAAGGATGCCATCAAGCTGAGTTGTAGCAAGAATCTCCCGTGTTCTGGCATTGCCTTAGAGAACATCGACCTTAAATTGGAGGGTGGGAAGGGTGACACCGAGAGTACCTGCCAGAACGCAAAATGGAGGAAGTCAGGAAATGTTATTCCTCTACCATGTAAAGGAAAAATTAAGTTGTAG